The Flavobacteriales bacterium genome includes the window AGTATAATTATGATGGCATATTTGGCGATAATTTACTTTTTAGAAAGACCGAAAAAAGTGGTAATTTAGTAAGCTAGTTTAAATGGTTTATAAGGTTAAAAGTTTATGTAGATGAAAATTTATTCATTTGAAAAATTAATTGTTTGGAAGGAATCAAGGAAACTAACAAAAGAAGTGTACCTGCTTTCTAAAAAATTCCCAAAAGAAGAACAATTCGGGCTAACCAGTCAAGTAAGAAGAGCAGCTGTTTCTGTTTGCTCAAACATAGCAGAAGGAAGTTCAAGAAGTAATTCAAAGGATAAAGCCAGATTTACAGAAATATCTTTTGGAAGTCTTTTAGAAGTTTTAAATCAGTTAATTTTGGCAGTTGATTTAGAATTTATTTCAATGGAAGAATTAAACAAATTAAGACCTCAAATTGATGAAATAGCAATGATGCTTAATGGGCTAAAAAAGAGCCAACTAAACTCATAAACTATTAATCTTATAATCTAGATATATGAAAATTAAAATTGTAAATCAATCAAAACATGCTTTGCCAGAGTATGCTACTGAAGCATCTGCAGGGTTAGATTTAAGAGCTAATATTGACTCACCAATAACACTTAACTCGTTAGAAAGAGTTTTAGTAAAAACAGGGTTATTGATTGAATTACCTATTGGGTACGAGGCTCAAGTCCGTCCTCGTAGTGGCTTGGCGTATAAAAATGGTGTAACCGTATTAAATACGCCTGGTACAATTGATGCTGATTACCGAGGTGAAATAGGAGTGATATTAGTAAACTTATCCAACACGCCATTTGTAATTGAAGATGGAGAAAGAGTTGCTCAATTGGTAATAGCTAAACACGAACAAGCTGAATGGAGCTTGGTTGAAGAATTAGGAACAACCGAAAGAGGTGCTGGAGGGTTTGGAAGTACAGGAAAGAAATAAAAGCCTCCCCAACCCCTCCGAAGGAGGGGCTAAATTCCCCTCTTGAGAGGGTTTAGGGGTGTGTAGATTGTTAAATTAAGAAGTCGAAATAATGAAAATAATAGTACCAATGGCAGGAAGAGGTTCTCGATTAAGACCTCACACGCTAACCATACCAAAACCATTATTGCCAGTTGGAGGAAAACCAATTGTACAACGATTAGTTGAAGACATTACTAAAGTTTGTGGCGAACCCGTTGATGAAATTGCTTTTATTATTGGCGATTTTGGTGTTGAAGTAGAAAAAAACTTAGTGGCTGTTGCCGAAAGTTTAGGGGCAAAAGGGAGTATATATTACCAAGAAGAAGCGTTGGGAACAGCTCACGCTATTTTGTGCGCAAAAGACAGTTTAAAAGGTAACGTTGTTGTTGCTTTTGCCGACACACTTTTTAGAGCCGATTTTACTTTAGATAGCAGTGCTGATGGAATAATTTGGGTAAATCAAATTGACGACCCAAGTGCTTTTGGTGTGGTAAAATTAAATAGCGACAATGTGATAACAGATTTTGTAGAAAAACCAACAGAATTTGTATCGGATTTGGCAATTATTGGAATTTATTATTTTAAAGATGGTGCTTACCTTAAAGATGAGCTACAATATTTAATAGATAATAACATCAAAGAAAAAGGCGAGTTTCAATTGACCAATGCTTTGGAGAACATGAAACAAAAAGGCACAAAATTTGTCCCTGGTAAAGTAGATGAATGGTTAGATTGTGGCAATTATAAGGCGACTGTTTATACTAATCAACGTGTTTTGGAGTTTATTAAGAATGATTTAAAGCATGATTCATCACTTGTTAAAGACAATAGTGTGATAATTGAGCCATGTTACATCGGTAAAAATGTGAAATTAAAAAATGCGGTAGTTGGTCCACACGTTTCTATTGGCGATAATGTTGAAATTAGTCATTCTGTAATTGAAAACACCATTATACAATCGAATACTAAAATCAAAAATGCTAACATTGCAGCTTCGATGATAGGAAACCATGTAAAAGTGGAACAAAAACAACAAGAAATTAGTATTGGCGATTATACAGAGTTGTATTAGTTGATAGTGTTAAGTAAATAAGAAAAAACTTGCGAACTTTGCGGCTTTGCGAGAAAAAACAAATAAATGAAATTACAATCCATAATAATAGTTGTCATCAGCATTGCGTTGTTTGGATGTAGTTCATCTAAAAATACCGAAAAATCGGTTACTCAACACCCAAAAACAAAAAAAACAAGCACTTTATCGGAGCAAGATAAAATGAAATACGATTTTATGTATTTCAATGCCAATAAAGAACGAATGATTGGTAATTATCAGTTGTCAGCTGGGTTGTTTTTGCAGTGTGCAGAGTT containing:
- a CDS encoding four helix bundle protein, with translation MKIYSFEKLIVWKESRKLTKEVYLLSKKFPKEEQFGLTSQVRRAAVSVCSNIAEGSSRSNSKDKARFTEISFGSLLEVLNQLILAVDLEFISMEELNKLRPQIDEIAMMLNGLKKSQLNS
- the dut gene encoding dUTP diphosphatase — translated: MKIKIVNQSKHALPEYATEASAGLDLRANIDSPITLNSLERVLVKTGLLIELPIGYEAQVRPRSGLAYKNGVTVLNTPGTIDADYRGEIGVILVNLSNTPFVIEDGERVAQLVIAKHEQAEWSLVEELGTTERGAGGFGSTGKK
- a CDS encoding NTP transferase domain-containing protein, encoding MKIIVPMAGRGSRLRPHTLTIPKPLLPVGGKPIVQRLVEDITKVCGEPVDEIAFIIGDFGVEVEKNLVAVAESLGAKGSIYYQEEALGTAHAILCAKDSLKGNVVVAFADTLFRADFTLDSSADGIIWVNQIDDPSAFGVVKLNSDNVITDFVEKPTEFVSDLAIIGIYYFKDGAYLKDELQYLIDNNIKEKGEFQLTNALENMKQKGTKFVPGKVDEWLDCGNYKATVYTNQRVLEFIKNDLKHDSSLVKDNSVIIEPCYIGKNVKLKNAVVGPHVSIGDNVEISHSVIENTIIQSNTKIKNANIAASMIGNHVKVEQKQQEISIGDYTELY